The Sphingopyxis fribergensis DNA segment GCATCCGATCCTTACGAAGCATATCCCGCCGACCGAGCTCGCCGCCAACAACAAGCGCCGCGTGATCGCGCCCGAAGGCGACTATGTCGACGATGATTCGGCGCGCGAGGCGGGCAAGATCGCCGCGGCGGGCCGCATGGTGTCGATCGGCGCGCACGGCCAGCAAGCGGGCCTCGGCGCACATTGGGAAATCTGGTCGTTCGTGCGCGGCGGCTGGAGCAACATCGACGCCCTCCGCGCTGCGACGATCATGCCCGCGACGTCATTGGGCTATGCAAAGGATGTGGGATCGCTCGAGGCAGGTAAGCTCGCCGACCTCCTCATCCTCGACGCCGATCCGACTGCGAACATCCGCAACACTGAGCAAATTCACCGCGTCATGCTTGGCGGGCGGCTGTATGATCCGCTGACGATGAACGAGGCCGAGACGGGCAATCGCAAGCGCCAGCCCTATTGGTGGGAGGCCGACAAACCCTGAGTTCGCCCTATAATTCCGCGGCGGGCCGTAATTTTGTGACGAGAGGGTTGCAAGACGTTCGGCCCGCCGCTAGTGGCGTCCACTCTCAGCGAGGAGAGTTGGCTGAGTGGTCGAAAGCGTCGCACTCGAAATGCGAAGTGCCGGCAACGGTACCGAGGGTTCGAATCCCTCACTCTCCTCCACCCCTTCTGCAAGGGTATGAAATTGCAGAAAATGCTGGAAATGCACGGGGGTCGCGGATAGCGACGCCCCAATGTCTGCTACAAAATCACACGCCCCGCAAACAATGCAACGGGTTGCACGCTATCTATATCGTCGGGGCAACGGCTACACCTTTCGCCGGAATATTCCTGCGTATGCGCGCCCTGCGTTCGGCGGGATCACAGAGTATGTCCGCAGCTTCGGCGATGTGACCGAAACGAAAGCGAAAGCGCAGGCAATCCTTCTCGGCGAGCATTGCACCCGCTTGTTCGATGAAGCGCGGAATAAGGGGCAATCGAAAAGCAAGTCTTCCGATATTTTTCGGATCAAGCGGACACCCGATGGCGAGGAAATCGAGCACGCGGTTCGGACATGGCTGATCAAAATAGAAACCAGTATGTCGGAGACACTCTTGATGGAACGAGCGAGCGCCGATCAGCACGTGCGTGACCTCGGTCGGCTGGATGTAGAGGTAGTTAGGGTTATGCGGTCACGGGGCGGGAACGCACCCCTGATGACCCGGTGGATCGCCGAAACGCTTGTTGAAGCCAATGACTGGACCATTCCGACGGACGGCCCTCTTCGCGTGCTGCTCGAAGACCGCGTTGCACGGGGACAGCGCGAACTGGCTGCGCGGCAACGCGCGGAACTCTCTTGGGAAGATCAGCCAAGACCGACACATCGTATGTTCGCCCCCGAGGAGTTTTCCCGAGACAAAGACACCCCGGCCGCAAACCCGTATCGCCAACCAGTGCCCCTCAAAGAGGTTCTGGAGCAGTATTTTGCGGAGCAGGAACCCGCCGCCAACACGGTCAAGAAATGGACCACGGCCTTAAACTCCTTAATTGAGCATCTCGGACATGACGATGCCACTCGTGTGACGGCGGACGACATCGTGGCATGGAAAAATGGTTTGCTGGCTACCAATGACAACGGTGAGCGCGTCCGAGGTCAGCGAACAGTCCGCGACGGCTATGTGGGCGCGGTGAGACCTGTCTTCGAGTGGGCAGTATCGAACAGGTTGATCGAAACGAACCCTGTCATCAAGGTAAGAGTGTCGGTCCCCCGCCCCATCCGAATGAGGGCCGAAAAGGGGTATACCGACGCGGAGGCAAAAACGGCCCTCCTTGCGTCGCTTGCGATTGACTGCGAGGCCGACTTGTCGTTCTTCGCATTCGCTCGACGCTGGTTGCCTTGGCTGTGCGCATATACCGGCGCTCGTGTTGGAGAAATGGCCCAACTCCGGGCAGAGGACGTGGCACAGACCGACGATGGTATCTGGTATGTCATAGTCACACCCGAAGCCGGGACGCAGAAAGGTGGCTTTGCCCGTAAGGTCGCGCTGCATCCACATCTCATCGAGATGGGTTTTGTGGCAGCGGCTAGGAAGCGCAGCGGACCGTTGTTTTACGATCCGAAGAGAAGGCGTGCAGGCTCAACGGGCAACCCCCAGCATAAAAAGGTGGCGCAGCGCGTTGCCGAATGGGTCCGCTCGTTGGGGATCACCGATAAGGAGTTGCAGCCGAACCACGGCTGGCGACACAGGTTCATTACCGTCGCCCGCGACGTAGGTATGGACCCCGACGTTCGACGCGAGATCACGGCACACGCCGCGAAGGATCAGCATGGTGAATACGGCGACGTGTTCGTGCGGAACAGCAGTCGGGCCATCGCAAATTTTCCTCGTTACGAGTGGTAGCGGATTTCCGTGCGCCTCCCTGCACTTATAGGGGGTCCAATGTCTTGCAAAATTGCAACTGGGTGCAATTGTTCCGGTAGCTCGCTTTCCCACCATCCCGGAAATCGACATCAGCAACAGGCGGGTTCTAAATCGACCCTCGGCGTTAGTGACCGATTTACTATAGACGCCTAAATGCTAGTGATGCTTACGGGCGGCACAGGGGGACAAAGTGACTGGGCTATTTGTTATCGTATTTATCGCCGCGCTTGTCGGCGTATTCAAGCCATACATCAATGGCGCAAAGCGTTGGCAATTCGGCCTCGGCGCCTTCGTTGCGTTCATACTGATCGGTGCATTTGCTGAACCGTCATCTCAAAGCAACAACGTTGCGGGCGATGCGACTGCCAATTCTTCGGACCCTACCGGGAAAGCTCCGGCCGTAGCAACAGCAGTGGCCAATGAGCCGGAAAGCGCATGGAGCTATTCGAGCGAGAAAGACGAGATGCGAGGTGCCGAGTCGCATTACGCAGAACTCGACGCGACAAATACCATCAACTTAGATTTTCCCTACGGCGAGCAACGCGGCCGTATTCTTGTCAGGCAGTCGGCTCAATTTGGATTCGACATTTTGGTTGGCGTGCCGAGCGGTCAGATCATGTGCAACAGCTTCTCGAACTCGCACATTAACGTGAAGTTCGATGAAGGGCCGATACAACGATACGGCTGCACAGACGCGAGCGACGGCACTAGTGACATGATATTCATCCAAGGCTCCAAGGGGTTTTTGAGCAAGCTCAAGAAGTCGAAGAAGGCGGTCGTTGAGGCCGAGTTCTTCCAGAACGGTATGCAGCAAATGACCTTCAATACAGCCAATCTCAATTGGGAGCACTGACACTATGCCTTCTGTTCAACGCGAAGTTAGCGACCGCACATTTTTCGGCAAACTGATGAAATGGCTATTTATCGGGTTCAACATCATCATGTTTCTCTGGATGGCCAGCTCGTGCGCAGCGGTCAGTGATGTTTCCGCCGGGGCAGTGAACGACGCGGAGCGCGCGGGAGCCGCAATCGGCGCGGGCCTAGGAATGACGTTCCTCTTATTCGTCTGGGGCATCGGCGACGTCATTCTCGGTATGTTCGTTCTGTTTACTCGCCGTAAGAAGATTATCACGGTCGAGGAATGAGTTGATGCGAGGGGAATGCGTAGCTCCCCCTCGTTTTGCAACGGGTTGCAACAGGTCTTTACCTAACCACGGAGCATGTGCTCTATCTCCGCCCCGATGACCGCTGCTGCCGAAATTACTGACTTCATTACCCATTGGCGCGACACTGGTGGGTCGGAACTCGCCAACACGCAGAGCTTCATCAACGGCCTCTGCGCGCTGATCGGCGTGCCCCAGCCGCATGGGAGCAAGGCCGACGACGCGGGCAATGATTACGTGTTCGAGCGCCGCGTGTTTCAGGACAACGGCGACGGCACGCAGAGTTTCGGTAGGATCGACTGCTACAGGCGCGACAGCTTTATCATTGAAGCGAAGCAGGGCAGCGATGCCGACCGGGCGGCGGCGGCACGTGGCGAGGAAGACCTTGACCTGTTCGGCCAGACCGCTTCGGCGCGTTTGAAGCGCGGCACCGCACGGCGCGGTACTCCCGGCTGGGCACGCGCCATGGTGCAGGCCAAGGGACAGGCCGAACGCTATGCCCGCGCGCTGCCCACCAATCACGGCTGGCCCCCGTTCCTGCTCGTCACCGACATCGGCTACTGCATCGAGGTCTACGCCGACTTCACCGGCACAGGCCGCGCATATGCCCAGTTTCCCGATCGCGCCCGCTATCGGATCATGCTCGACGACCTGCACGATCCCGAGGTTCGCGAACGACTGCGCGTGATCTGGACCGATCCAAAGTCGCTCGATCCTGCGATCCAGTCCAGCAAGGTCACGCGCGAGATTGCAGAGCTGCTCGCCAAGGTCTCCAAGCGACTAGAGCAACAAGGTCATGATGCCGAGAAGGTCAGCGGCTTCCTCATGCGGGTTCTCTTCACGATGTTCGCGGAGGATACCGGCGTGCTGCTTCCCAAGGAGAGCTTCAAGACTTTGCTCAAGGAGCACGAGGGCAGCCCGCAGCACCTCCATCATTCGCTGTCAGCGTTGTGGAAGGCGATGGATCGGGGCGAGTTCGCTCCCGCGCTGCGCGTGCCCGTGAAACGCTTCAACGGCTACCTGTTCAAGAATACCGACGCGATCCCGCTCGACGCCGACGAACTGCGTGTGCTGATCGAAGCCGCGTCGAAGGACTGGACTGACGTCGAACCGGCAATCTTCGGCACCCTCCTCGAACGCGCCCTATCCGCCAAAGACCGCTCAAAGCTCGGCGCGCACTATACCCCGCGCGCTTACGTAGAGCGGCTAATCTCGCCCACGATAATGGAACCGTTACGCGGCGATTGGGACGGCGTGCGCGTTGCCGCCGCGACTTTGATTGACGAGGGCAAGGCCGACGAGGCCAAACGGTTGGTCGAAAACTTTCATGCCAAGCTCGCCTCGACCAAGGTGCTCGATCCAGCTTGCGGCACCGGCAACTTCCTTTACGTCGCGATGGCCCGGATGAAGGAGCTTGAAGGCGAAGTGCTCGACCTGCTGATCGAGCTTGGCGATCATCAGTATGTTGCCGAACTGACCGGGCATACCATCACGCCCGAAAACTTCCTTGGGATCGAGATCAACCCTCGCGCAGCCGCCATTGCCCAATTGGTCCTGTGGATCGGCTACCTGCAATGGCACTTCCGCGTGAACGGGTTAAACCGTGCTCCCCCCGAGCCGATCCTGCGGGACATCCGCACGATCGAGAACCGCGACGCATTGATCGGTTATGATAGGCGCGAACTTGAGCGCGACAACCACGGCAAGCCCGTAACCCGCTGGGATGGCGAGACGACGAAGGAACACCCCGTCACTGGTCGCATGGTGCCTGACGAGGATGCTCGGGTTGAAGTTTACCGCTACATCAAGCCTGTCGCTGCGAAATGGCCCAAAGCCGATTTCATCGTCGGCAACCCGCCCTTCATCGGCGGCAAGGACGTGCGCGAGCGGCTGGGGGGTGGCTATTTTGACGCGCTCTTCGCTGCCTCCGACGTTCCTGAGAGCGCCGACTTCGTGATGCACTGGTGGGACAAGGCTGCAAACGCCGTGCGCAAACAGGGCACCCGTCGCTTCGGCTTCGTCACCACCAATTCGATCACACAGGTTTTCAGCCGCCGGGTCATCGGCAAGCACCTTGACGCCAAGGATCACGTTTGCCTGCTCTTCGCCATCCCCAACCACCCGTGGGTGGATGAAAAGGATGGGGCCGCTGTGCGTATCGCCATGACCGTGGCCGCGCTCGGCAAGCGGGAGGGGCAACTATGGACCGTAGCGGACGAAAGCCGTGCGCCAGAGCATCTCGTTTACACCGAGAGGGTTGGTCAGATCAGTAGCGACCTGCGTGTTGGCGCTGATGTGACGGGAACGTTGGCGCTCAAGGCCAACGAAAAACTTGCCTCTCGCGGTGTGCAACTTATGGGCGACGGCTTTATCGTGACGGCGCAACAAGCCGCGCAGCTTTTACCTACTCAAACCCCTTTGCCGCAACGAACATATATCCGCACCGGCATCGGTGATGGCGACGCGGTGATATTCGACTACCGCAATGGGCGCGACCTCGCCTCGCGCTCGCGTGGGGTGCAGGTGATCGACCTCTATGGGCTATCCGAGGAAGAAGTGCGGGATCGCTACCCGGCGATATATCAGCACGTGCTAACCACCGTGAAGCCACATCGCGAGCAGAACAACCGCGCCTCCTACCGCGACAACTGGTGGCTGTTCGGCGAGCAGAGGTCCGAGCTACGGAAGGCGTTGCGCGGTGTGACCCGCTACATCGCTACCATCGAGACCGCCAAGCACCGTGTTTTCCAGTTCCTCTCGAAGTCGATCCTTCCCGACAACAAACTCGCGTGCGTTGCCCTCGACGACGCCTATCACCTTGGCGTGCTGTCGAGCCGATTTCATGTTCCATGGGCTATTGCGACCGGCGGCTGGCTCGGCATGGGCAATGATTCGGTCTACGTGAAGTCTCGTTGTTTCGATCCGTTCCCATTCCCCGCCGATGTTCACGAACCACTCAAAGACCGTATCCGCTGCGAAGCCGAGGCGCTCGACGCGCTGCGAAAGCGCGTGTTGACCGAGCACGAAGACTTGACCCTGACCAAACTCTACAACGTGCTCGACGCGCTGCGCGAGGGCCGCGCCCTGACCGATACCGAACGCGACGCGCACGATCGCGGCCTCGTCACCGTGATCCGCCAGCACCATGACCGGATAGACGCGCTTGTCGCAGAGGCTTACGGCTGGCCCGCTGATCTGCCCGAAGAGGAAATCCTGACCTGCCTCGTCGCACTCAACCGCGCCCGAACTGTCGAGGAGACCAAGGGTCAGGTCCGCTGGCTCCGCCCCGAGTTTCAGGCTCCTGACTATCAGGCTCCCCTTACCCAGACCCTTGACCTCGGCGAAGCGCCGACAGCCGTGGTCGATAATGTCATCCCATGGCCCGGCACGCTCCCCGAACAGGTCAGCGCCATCCAATCCGTACTCGCCGCATCGCCAACACCCCTCGCCCCTCAAGATGTGGCCCGCGCCTTCAAAGGCAAGCGCGCCTCCACCGTCCGGCCGGTGCTCGATGCGCTGGCGGGGATCGGCATGGCGCGGCGGCTGGCAGACGGGAGGTATGCGGCGTGACGACGGTGCAGGATGTCGTCGGGTCACCCGACAAGGTCATGGGTGCGAAAGCCGTATTCGGCCCGATCAGTTCGCACGTCATGTGCTTCGGCGGTCGCGGCGAAAGGACAGAAAAGCGGTTCTATTCGCAACCTGCCGGTGCGGCGAAAAGGGCGGTTGAAGCCCCATGGGTATTTGCAATCGGCGGCGGGAGCAAAGTTCGGGACAACCTGGGGGGCAAGGTGCTTAACCTCGTCCGCGTGGCTTGTGTCTATGGCGAGACGGCTGCGTTTGTTCCCCCGGCGGAAGCGATCCGCCTTGCTCAATGGCCTACCGCTGTTGCCTTGCACGATGTTTGGGAGCTTGAAGGCTATCCCCACCTGATCGACGACCTTGGCCTGCCCGGCCGCCGCATCCTCGCGGGAGCACAGGACGGAATCATCAAGCCCCAAGAACACTTTGACCCCTTTTGGCAGGCCGTGCGCGATTGGCCGGTCAAGCTCAAGCCCTTGCCGTTGCCGCTTGACTTCCACGACAGCGGCACGCCGCGCCAAGTCAGCCAGCGGTTGCCGACCCTCAAGGTGGGCACCGAGGAAGGCAAGGCGGCGTGGAAGCTGCAACGGTCTCGCGAGCGTGATCCTGCGTTGTCGCGAGCGGCCAAGCAACTCAACATCGCCAAATTCGGTATCTGCACCTGCGAGGCATGCCGGTTTGGGCACAGCGATGCCGGGTTGTTCGACGCCCACCACCCCAATCCTCTGTGCGCAGGGGTCCGCACTACCTTAGCAGAGCACCTAGTCGTCCTTTGCCCGACCTGTCATCGGCGTGCACACCGCAAAGACCAGCTATCACCGTTCACGCTTAACGAGCTGACGGAGTGGAACAGTATCGGCCGCCCCTGACCTGCCCGCGAAATCTGCGGGTCACAACTTGTGCCTTGTGATCTATGGCTCGCAACTTAGATTGACGGCGTTATGAGCCGGGCTTATGAGCTAGGGAAATCGGACCCCTAACTTGAGAGCTACCGCGCATGAGCCATCGCGTCGCATACTATAGAGTTTCCACAGCTGACCAGAGCATCGAAGCGCAGCGCACCGCGATGGGCAGCGGGTTCGATCAGGAGTTTGTGGACGAGGGTGTAAGCGGCGGGGTGCTTGCCGCAGCGCGTCCGGGCTTTGGGAGGCTGCTATCGTCTGTCCGCAGGGGCGATACGGTGTATGTCTATGCCGTGGATCGTCTAGGTCGCGATGCGATCGACGTGCAGACGACGGTCCGCAACCTGACGCAGGCCGGTGTAACGATCCACATCCACGGTCTTGGCCCCGTCGCGGAAGGGGTGGGAGAGTTGATCCTTGCCGTCCTCGCGCAGGTCGCGCAATTAGAGCGCCGCCGTATCGCCGAGCGCACCGCAGCGGGCCGGGAAGCCGCGCGGGCTTCTCTCCGGGCCACAGGCAGGACGCATAGGGGCAAGGAGGGCCTTGGTCGGCCTTTCGCTGCCGACCCTGCAACGGTGCGGGAATGGCGGACGGCAGAGGGCGCTAGCATCAAAGGGACAGCGGAGCACTTCGGGTTGTCGCACGCGACCGTTAAGCGATATTGCGCTGCCTGACCGGCCAAATCGGAGTCTGGCTGCCAATTGCTGTCTCGCGTCGCGACGCGATCATTGCTTTGAGGCGAGAGACAGTTTCCCGCGCCGAAGGGCACCAGCTCCACTTGCTCATTTTTTCGGCAACTGCGCGCTCTATGGCGTCTATCTCGTCATCCCAACACGTCATCAGCCTCGCGCCGACCGACAACTCCCAGCGGCTCACCACTTCCCACGGGACGAATGCGTCCGCCCCGACCGGCGTCTTACGATACCACACGCCGAGGAACTTGAATGGGGCCATGACCGGATATGATGATGAGGTAAGTTGAAAGGGACCGGCTCCGTGGTCCGCAAAGGCGGCACGGACAAGGTCTCCGATTTCGCGCTCTCGAACGCGGGGTATTATTATCCCCACATTGTCCGACCAGACGAACAGCGGCAACGCTTCAAAGACAGCGGCATCTTGAAGCACGGCCGCCATCGCGTGATCGGCAACGAGCGGCGAAATCACCGATCCTTGGGGGATACCCCGTCGGTCCCTTTCGCTGCTTGCTTCGTGGTCGTCACGAACGGTGGTC contains these protein-coding regions:
- a CDS encoding HNH endonuclease; translation: MTTVQDVVGSPDKVMGAKAVFGPISSHVMCFGGRGERTEKRFYSQPAGAAKRAVEAPWVFAIGGGSKVRDNLGGKVLNLVRVACVYGETAAFVPPAEAIRLAQWPTAVALHDVWELEGYPHLIDDLGLPGRRILAGAQDGIIKPQEHFDPFWQAVRDWPVKLKPLPLPLDFHDSGTPRQVSQRLPTLKVGTEEGKAAWKLQRSRERDPALSRAAKQLNIAKFGICTCEACRFGHSDAGLFDAHHPNPLCAGVRTTLAEHLVVLCPTCHRRAHRKDQLSPFTLNELTEWNSIGRP
- a CDS encoding recombinase family protein, which produces MSHRVAYYRVSTADQSIEAQRTAMGSGFDQEFVDEGVSGGVLAAARPGFGRLLSSVRRGDTVYVYAVDRLGRDAIDVQTTVRNLTQAGVTIHIHGLGPVAEGVGELILAVLAQVAQLERRRIAERTAAGREAARASLRATGRTHRGKEGLGRPFAADPATVREWRTAEGASIKGTAEHFGLSHATVKRYCAA
- a CDS encoding site-specific integrase, producing MSATKSHAPQTMQRVARYLYRRGNGYTFRRNIPAYARPAFGGITEYVRSFGDVTETKAKAQAILLGEHCTRLFDEARNKGQSKSKSSDIFRIKRTPDGEEIEHAVRTWLIKIETSMSETLLMERASADQHVRDLGRLDVEVVRVMRSRGGNAPLMTRWIAETLVEANDWTIPTDGPLRVLLEDRVARGQRELAARQRAELSWEDQPRPTHRMFAPEEFSRDKDTPAANPYRQPVPLKEVLEQYFAEQEPAANTVKKWTTALNSLIEHLGHDDATRVTADDIVAWKNGLLATNDNGERVRGQRTVRDGYVGAVRPVFEWAVSNRLIETNPVIKVRVSVPRPIRMRAEKGYTDAEAKTALLASLAIDCEADLSFFAFARRWLPWLCAYTGARVGEMAQLRAEDVAQTDDGIWYVIVTPEAGTQKGGFARKVALHPHLIEMGFVAAARKRSGPLFYDPKRRRAGSTGNPQHKKVAQRVAEWVRSLGITDKELQPNHGWRHRFITVARDVGMDPDVRREITAHAAKDQHGEYGDVFVRNSSRAIANFPRYEW
- a CDS encoding class I SAM-dependent DNA methyltransferase, encoding MTAAAEITDFITHWRDTGGSELANTQSFINGLCALIGVPQPHGSKADDAGNDYVFERRVFQDNGDGTQSFGRIDCYRRDSFIIEAKQGSDADRAAAARGEEDLDLFGQTASARLKRGTARRGTPGWARAMVQAKGQAERYARALPTNHGWPPFLLVTDIGYCIEVYADFTGTGRAYAQFPDRARYRIMLDDLHDPEVRERLRVIWTDPKSLDPAIQSSKVTREIAELLAKVSKRLEQQGHDAEKVSGFLMRVLFTMFAEDTGVLLPKESFKTLLKEHEGSPQHLHHSLSALWKAMDRGEFAPALRVPVKRFNGYLFKNTDAIPLDADELRVLIEAASKDWTDVEPAIFGTLLERALSAKDRSKLGAHYTPRAYVERLISPTIMEPLRGDWDGVRVAAATLIDEGKADEAKRLVENFHAKLASTKVLDPACGTGNFLYVAMARMKELEGEVLDLLIELGDHQYVAELTGHTITPENFLGIEINPRAAAIAQLVLWIGYLQWHFRVNGLNRAPPEPILRDIRTIENRDALIGYDRRELERDNHGKPVTRWDGETTKEHPVTGRMVPDEDARVEVYRYIKPVAAKWPKADFIVGNPPFIGGKDVRERLGGGYFDALFAASDVPESADFVMHWWDKAANAVRKQGTRRFGFVTTNSITQVFSRRVIGKHLDAKDHVCLLFAIPNHPWVDEKDGAAVRIAMTVAALGKREGQLWTVADESRAPEHLVYTERVGQISSDLRVGADVTGTLALKANEKLASRGVQLMGDGFIVTAQQAAQLLPTQTPLPQRTYIRTGIGDGDAVIFDYRNGRDLASRSRGVQVIDLYGLSEEEVRDRYPAIYQHVLTTVKPHREQNNRASYRDNWWLFGEQRSELRKALRGVTRYIATIETAKHRVFQFLSKSILPDNKLACVALDDAYHLGVLSSRFHVPWAIATGGWLGMGNDSVYVKSRCFDPFPFPADVHEPLKDRIRCEAEALDALRKRVLTEHEDLTLTKLYNVLDALREGRALTDTERDAHDRGLVTVIRQHHDRIDALVAEAYGWPADLPEEEILTCLVALNRARTVEETKGQVRWLRPEFQAPDYQAPLTQTLDLGEAPTAVVDNVIPWPGTLPEQVSAIQSVLAASPTPLAPQDVARAFKGKRASTVRPVLDALAGIGMARRLADGRYAA